The nucleotide sequence AGCAGGAGCAGCTAGCCCAGCGCGAGCGCCTCAGCGCACCCGGACGGTGATCCCTGGCTCGGCGGGCAGTAGCCGGCCGATCACCGGATAGCCGGGGAGCTCCCCGGCGACGAGCAGCCCGCCGGACGTCTGCGCATCGGCGAGCAGCAGCGCCTCGTCCTCGTTGATCGCGGAGGCGTCCAGGTGCGGGCGCACCCAGTCGAGGTTGCGCCGGGTACCGCCGCTGACGTAGCCCGCGGCCAGCGCCTCGCGGGCGCCCTCCAGGTAGGGCACGGCGGCGGCCTCGACCTCGGCGGTGACCCCGCTCGCCCGGGCCAGCTTGTGCAGGTGACCCAGCAGCCCGAATCCGGTGACGTCGGTCGCGCACACCGCGCCGGCCTCCAGCGCGGCCGTCGAAGCCTTGTCGTTGAGCGTCGTCATCGCGTCGATGGCCTGCGGAAACACCTCGCCGGTCTGCTTGTGCCTGGTGTTGAGGACGCCGATGCCCAGCGGCTTCGTGAGCGTCAGCGGGACGCCCGCCCGGCCGGCGTCGTTGCGCAGGATCCGGTCCGGATCGACCAGCCCGGTGACCGCCATCCCGTACTTCGGCTCCGGATCGTCGACGCTGTGCCCACCCGCGACGTGGCACCCGGCCGCGCGGCCGACGTCCAGGCCGCCACGCAGTACCTCGCGGACCAGATCGAACGGGAGCACGTCCCGGGGCCAGCCGAGCAGGTTCACCGCGACGACCGGGCGGCCGCCCATCGCATACACATCGGACAGTGCGTTGGTGGCCGCGATCCGGCCCCAGTCGTACGGGTCGTCGACGACCGGCGTGAAGAAGTCGGCGGTGGCCACCACCGCTCCGGCCGGAGTGCGGACCACCGCGGCGTCGTCGCCGTCGTCGAGGCCCACGAGCAGTTCGTTCTCGGAGAGCGGCACGGCGCCGATCAGGCCCTTGACGGCCTCTTCGAGCTCACCGGGGGGAATCTTGCAGGCACACCCACCGCCGTGTGCGTACTGAGTCAGCCGGT is from Cryptosporangium minutisporangium and encodes:
- the selD gene encoding selenide, water dikinase SelD, whose amino-acid sequence is MYRLTQYAHGGGCACKIPPGELEEAVKGLIGAVPLSENELLVGLDDGDDAAVVRTPAGAVVATADFFTPVVDDPYDWGRIAATNALSDVYAMGGRPVVAVNLLGWPRDVLPFDLVREVLRGGLDVGRAAGCHVAGGHSVDDPEPKYGMAVTGLVDPDRILRNDAGRAGVPLTLTKPLGIGVLNTRHKQTGEVFPQAIDAMTTLNDKASTAALEAGAVCATDVTGFGLLGHLHKLARASGVTAEVEAAAVPYLEGAREALAAGYVSGGTRRNLDWVRPHLDASAINEDEALLLADAQTSGGLLVAGELPGYPVIGRLLPAEPGITVRVR